The Brevibacillus brevis genome contains a region encoding:
- a CDS encoding helix-turn-helix transcriptional regulator, translating to MLSMIKKWFWYNWVIFALRTIWLGIIVIADVMYPAMVAVPFGVIILIAFLVYAIPLIIPYKKENGYLAVEVVMTGFFYLFVAYVAPGLIWSFVLLVIIIGVASSRRTYMWTGISSGIIFPALNGLITNRLPYEFMFSCSFGFAIGMAFSILIESHKQARIIQEQKQLLEQHIKQIEELTLIEERNRLSHELHDTIGHSLTSLLVGVESLRSSVPDSQIERVDKLVSIAQGSLDDIRKHLHQLSHARFNQSLSEALLELTEEFMKATGVTVNFRVIGSETLVMQKMSICLYRCLQESLTNAVRHGQASVISVDLYFESQQLRLQIEDNGNGIESIEFGLGLKGMKERLEQQQGTLSVHSQSGQGTVVICNVPLQVEAGQGSIRLLIVDDQVMIADSLQQILSQQDNFIVVGTASDGQEALEQCERHQPDIVLMDVQMQGMNGLEAFLQMKKRWPNMKVVIMTTFGDSVQAATALEHGAEGYMLKSTRPKEMMEAMKLIYSGGTWLDQSIATRVFEEMKRQREQLEKYSPNDPYGLTKREREILQLLTDGLRYKSIATKLYLSEGTIRNYCSTLYSKLGVSNREEAIELARIESIL from the coding sequence ATGTTATCCATGATAAAAAAATGGTTCTGGTACAATTGGGTGATTTTTGCCTTGCGAACGATTTGGCTAGGTATCATCGTCATAGCAGATGTTATGTATCCGGCAATGGTAGCCGTTCCGTTCGGAGTCATCATCCTGATTGCCTTTTTGGTTTATGCCATTCCATTGATCATTCCATATAAAAAAGAAAATGGGTATCTGGCTGTTGAAGTCGTAATGACAGGCTTTTTTTATCTATTTGTGGCCTATGTAGCGCCTGGATTGATTTGGTCTTTCGTTTTACTGGTGATCATTATTGGTGTGGCCAGTAGTCGCAGAACGTATATGTGGACGGGAATCTCTAGTGGGATTATTTTTCCGGCTTTGAACGGGTTGATTACCAATCGTCTCCCGTACGAGTTCATGTTTAGTTGCAGCTTTGGTTTTGCGATTGGTATGGCGTTTAGCATATTAATTGAGTCTCATAAGCAAGCTCGAATCATTCAAGAACAGAAGCAATTACTGGAGCAGCATATTAAGCAAATCGAAGAGCTTACACTGATCGAGGAACGTAATCGGCTGTCACATGAGTTGCATGACACGATTGGGCATTCGTTAACCTCTTTGCTTGTGGGCGTTGAATCACTCCGATCCTCGGTTCCTGATTCACAGATCGAACGAGTCGATAAACTTGTCTCAATAGCACAAGGCAGCCTGGATGATATCAGAAAGCATTTGCATCAGCTCTCTCATGCTCGGTTCAACCAGTCGTTAAGTGAGGCCCTACTGGAACTGACGGAAGAATTTATGAAGGCAACAGGTGTAACGGTCAACTTCCGTGTGATCGGCAGTGAGACGCTTGTTATGCAAAAAATGAGCATTTGTTTATATCGTTGCCTGCAAGAATCGCTTACAAATGCGGTTCGTCACGGCCAAGCAAGTGTGATATCTGTTGATCTGTATTTCGAAAGTCAGCAACTCCGTTTACAAATCGAAGATAATGGCAACGGAATAGAATCCATCGAGTTCGGCTTAGGACTAAAGGGAATGAAGGAAAGGCTTGAGCAACAGCAAGGTACGCTGTCTGTTCATTCGCAATCAGGGCAAGGAACTGTTGTCATTTGTAATGTTCCTTTACAGGTAGAGGCTGGACAGGGAAGTATCCGCCTGCTTATTGTTGACGATCAGGTAATGATTGCCGACAGCTTGCAGCAAATCTTAAGCCAGCAGGACAACTTTATCGTTGTGGGAACAGCTAGTGACGGGCAAGAAGCTTTAGAACAGTGTGAGCGACACCAGCCGGATATCGTGTTAATGGACGTGCAGATGCAAGGGATGAACGGACTGGAGGCCTTCCTTCAAATGAAAAAACGTTGGCCGAACATGAAGGTTGTGATCATGACAACGTTTGGGGATTCCGTACAGGCAGCAACAGCATTGGAGCATGGGGCGGAAGGATATATGCTGAAGTCTACTCGTCCAAAAGAGATGATGGAAGCGATGAAGCTCATCTATAGCGGGGGAACGTGGCTTGATCAGTCGATCGCCACGCGCGTATTCGAAGAGATGAAGCGCCAACGTGAGCAGTTAGAGAAGTACAGCCCGAATGATCCGTATGGATTGACGAAACGGGAAAGGGAGATTTTACAGCTTTTAACGGATGGGCTTCGCTACAAATCGATTGCCACCAAACTCTATTTATCGGAGGGAACGATACGGAATTACTGTTCCACCCTTTATTCGAAGCTCGGTGTCAGCAACCGGGAAGAAGCAATTGAACTGGCGAGAATCGAGAGTATCCTATAG
- a CDS encoding serine hydrolase domain-containing protein has product MKPFHMQKGASLTLSALLIGTLILPTYGCAEAGVNQTITQQQKTDHAKTKEAIDKAAASENIPGVIFAVMKGTDFWSYASGEANIESKKPMEADYSFRIGSITKTFVGVVALQLAGEKKLSLDDSLEKWLPGVVQGNGYDGNKITIRQLLNHTSGVADYLDAELRQSLLQNSTQTFTAEQLVSRALKQKPTTGGYSNTNTVLMKLIIQKVTGETYAEQIKKRIMEPLQLKETLLPENSQSIPENSPNGYFNNADTLMDMTDLNPSFADAAGGMISTAKDLTTFFSALLGGKLLTPEIQKEMMTTVATPHGKFGLGIQEVTLPNGTTIWGHQGGIPGFTNFAGGTKDGEHVIAMSINVLEGAVPHMENIQMTEFSGQAKQPSTPDQAAQKHGEEVKHFIDEKAKSEEIPGIVAAGLRDGEYWSYAAGVANLDHKNPMEPDFTFRIGSVTKAFVATLVLQLAQEKKLNLDDSVEKWLPGVVKGNGYDGNKITIRQLLNQTSGIASYTSTDMRYATSFPQYTVDDLVRMGLAKPPVFQPGAGWDYSNTNTVLAGLVIQKVTGETYDVQMKKRILDPLQMTDTSFSGSNPKIPGQHATGYNMNQAGKLYDFTEYNPSWANAAGEMISTGKDLTTFFSALLGGKLLNDEMMKQMTTGVDSPFGKYGLGLYEVTLPNGKTYWGHGGGIHGFETLAGGTLGGKDILVTNINAVGPEPVIANNAIFEKEFSR; this is encoded by the coding sequence ATGAAACCATTCCACATGCAAAAAGGAGCGTCACTGACTTTATCTGCCTTATTGATAGGAACGCTGATACTTCCTACCTACGGTTGTGCGGAAGCGGGTGTGAACCAGACAATCACGCAACAACAGAAAACAGATCATGCCAAAACGAAAGAAGCGATTGATAAAGCTGCTGCCAGCGAAAACATTCCAGGCGTCATCTTTGCAGTAATGAAGGGAACGGATTTCTGGTCGTATGCTTCCGGCGAAGCGAATATCGAAAGCAAGAAACCGATGGAAGCTGACTATTCCTTTCGAATCGGGAGTATAACGAAAACATTCGTCGGTGTAGTTGCTCTGCAACTAGCTGGGGAAAAGAAGCTAAGCCTCGATGACTCGTTGGAAAAATGGCTACCAGGTGTCGTGCAAGGAAACGGATATGACGGTAACAAAATTACGATTCGTCAGTTATTAAATCATACGAGTGGAGTTGCAGACTACTTAGATGCTGAACTTAGGCAAAGTTTACTCCAGAACTCCACTCAAACGTTTACAGCCGAACAACTCGTTTCTCGTGCATTAAAGCAAAAACCGACCACGGGTGGATATTCGAATACCAATACAGTGCTGATGAAACTCATTATCCAAAAGGTCACAGGAGAAACGTACGCAGAGCAAATCAAGAAACGAATCATGGAGCCGCTTCAACTAAAAGAAACGCTTTTACCGGAAAACTCACAATCCATTCCGGAAAACAGTCCGAATGGATACTTTAACAATGCCGATACATTAATGGATATGACGGATCTTAACCCTTCGTTTGCAGACGCAGCAGGGGGGATGATCTCGACTGCGAAAGATTTAACAACGTTCTTCAGTGCTTTATTGGGCGGAAAATTGTTAACCCCTGAGATTCAGAAAGAAATGATGACCACTGTTGCTACTCCACACGGGAAGTTCGGACTCGGTATTCAGGAAGTAACATTGCCGAATGGCACTACCATATGGGGTCATCAAGGCGGCATTCCTGGATTCACCAACTTCGCAGGTGGAACAAAAGACGGCGAGCATGTGATCGCGATGAGTATCAACGTATTAGAAGGTGCTGTTCCTCATATGGAGAACATCCAGATGACTGAATTCTCGGGACAAGCCAAGCAACCATCCACCCCGGATCAAGCGGCTCAAAAACATGGGGAAGAAGTGAAACACTTCATTGATGAGAAAGCAAAAAGCGAGGAAATCCCTGGCATAGTGGCTGCTGGGTTAAGAGACGGAGAATACTGGTCTTATGCAGCGGGTGTAGCCAACCTCGATCATAAAAATCCGATGGAGCCAGACTTTACTTTCCGCATTGGCAGTGTCACAAAGGCGTTTGTTGCTACCCTTGTCTTACAGTTGGCTCAGGAGAAAAAGCTGAATCTGGATGATTCGGTAGAAAAATGGCTCCCAGGTGTGGTAAAGGGCAATGGGTATGACGGCAACAAAATCACGATTCGTCAGTTATTGAACCAAACAAGCGGGATTGCAAGCTATACGAGTACAGACATGCGGTACGCTACCTCATTCCCTCAATATACCGTTGATGACCTTGTACGTATGGGACTGGCAAAGCCGCCAGTATTTCAACCGGGAGCAGGCTGGGATTATTCGAATACAAATACCGTGCTAGCTGGTCTTGTTATTCAGAAGGTGACAGGAGAAACGTACGATGTGCAGATGAAGAAACGCATCCTCGACCCGCTTCAGATGACAGATACATCCTTTAGTGGCAGTAATCCAAAAATCCCGGGCCAGCATGCAACAGGCTATAACATGAATCAGGCAGGGAAGCTGTATGATTTCACAGAGTATAATCCTTCATGGGCGAATGCTGCGGGGGAAATGATCTCGACGGGCAAAGATTTGACCACCTTTTTCAGTGCGCTTTTGGGTGGAAAACTATTAAATGACGAGATGATGAAACAAATGACAACAGGTGTGGACTCACCTTTTGGCAAATATGGACTTGGACTTTATGAGGTGACACTGCCGAATGGAAAGACCTATTGGGGACATGGCGGCGGCATTCATGGGTTTGAAACGTTAGCGGGTGGTACCTTAGGCGGGAAGGATATTTTGGTAACGAACATCAATGCGGTCGGCCCAGAACCTGTCATCGCTAATAATGCCATTTTCGAAAAGGAATTTAGCCGTTGA
- a CDS encoding type 1 glutamine amidotransferase domain-containing protein, with product MAKQILMVVTNHTDMQEGKKTGIWLSEFAEAYLAFENKGYEITVASPLGGVGPIDPGSVDDQTPQEILDAAKHLENTKKLDDVTADGFETIFLPGGHGTMFDLPDNQKLQQLLRDFYEAGKIVAAVCHGPAGLVGATLSDGQPLVAGKRVNAFTDREEAATGLGSYLPFLLESRIRDLGAIFVAAPNWSTHVEVDGNLITGQNPQSTLAVTEAVISKLGE from the coding sequence ATGGCAAAACAAATCTTGATGGTAGTCACCAATCATACAGATATGCAGGAAGGCAAAAAGACAGGAATCTGGCTGTCCGAATTTGCGGAAGCTTATCTGGCCTTCGAAAACAAAGGCTATGAAATCACCGTAGCAAGTCCATTGGGCGGAGTTGGTCCGATTGACCCTGGCAGCGTGGACGACCAAACACCGCAAGAAATCTTGGACGCCGCCAAGCATCTGGAAAACACCAAAAAGCTGGATGACGTAACAGCGGACGGCTTCGAGACCATTTTCCTCCCAGGTGGTCATGGCACGATGTTTGACCTGCCAGATAACCAAAAGCTCCAGCAATTACTGCGAGATTTTTATGAAGCAGGAAAAATCGTAGCGGCTGTTTGCCACGGTCCTGCCGGGCTCGTGGGTGCGACCTTGTCCGATGGCCAGCCGCTAGTCGCAGGCAAGCGCGTGAATGCTTTCACAGACAGAGAAGAAGCAGCGACAGGCTTGGGGTCCTACCTGCCTTTCCTTCTGGAGAGCAGAATCCGTGATCTCGGTGCCATTTTTGTGGCGGCACCAAACTGGAGCACACATGTAGAAGTCGACGGCAACCTGATTACCGGACAAAATCCTCAATCTACGCTCGCTGTCACAGAAGCAGTAATAAGCAAGTTAGGGGAATAA
- a CDS encoding MFS transporter → MATENMTRHYEQAQATRKGSTLALYALTLGAFAIGMTEFIIMGLLSEVATSLNVSIPMAGFLITGYALGVAIGAPIITLATHRMPRKALLLFLMILFIAGNALAALAPNYTVLMLARILAALTHGSFFGVGSVIAAELVPKEKRAGAIAIMFTGLTLANILGVPIGTFLGQAYGWRSTFWAITMIGIIALIGIVMLVPKVANATSSLRQELGVLKRPAVHIALMMTVFGFGGVFTAFTYISPILVDITGFSPSSVSYILVLFGVGITIGNIYGGKLADRKLFPSLLGILVLLALVLAVFSFTDQNKLLTLITVFILGIAAFGTVPGLQLHMLNTAKEAPTLASTLNIAAFNLGNALGAYIGGVVIDLNFAGGLPAVPWVASLVTVIGILFTIWGAQHQKRLS, encoded by the coding sequence GTGGCAACAGAAAATATGACCCGTCACTATGAACAGGCACAGGCCACTCGCAAAGGATCGACTCTCGCCTTGTACGCTCTGACACTCGGAGCATTTGCGATCGGGATGACAGAGTTCATCATTATGGGGCTACTCTCTGAGGTAGCCACCAGTCTGAACGTTTCCATCCCGATGGCTGGATTCCTGATTACCGGTTATGCATTGGGTGTCGCTATCGGCGCTCCCATCATCACGCTGGCTACCCACAGAATGCCGCGAAAAGCACTTTTGCTGTTTCTTATGATTTTATTTATCGCGGGAAATGCGCTAGCCGCTCTCGCACCGAACTATACGGTTTTGATGCTGGCTCGCATCCTGGCTGCTCTTACCCACGGGTCGTTCTTCGGAGTAGGTTCGGTCATTGCCGCTGAGCTGGTTCCCAAGGAAAAACGCGCGGGTGCCATCGCGATCATGTTTACCGGACTGACACTGGCCAATATTTTGGGTGTACCGATTGGAACGTTTCTAGGGCAAGCCTACGGCTGGCGCTCTACCTTCTGGGCGATCACGATGATTGGGATCATTGCCTTGATCGGAATTGTCATGCTCGTCCCGAAGGTCGCCAACGCAACATCCAGTCTGCGTCAGGAGCTCGGCGTGCTCAAACGCCCAGCGGTTCATATCGCGCTTATGATGACCGTATTCGGATTTGGTGGCGTATTTACTGCGTTTACGTACATTTCGCCAATCCTGGTGGATATCACGGGCTTCTCACCCAGCTCTGTTTCGTACATCCTCGTCTTATTCGGCGTAGGAATTACCATCGGGAATATTTACGGTGGAAAACTGGCAGACCGCAAGCTGTTTCCTTCCCTGCTCGGAATACTTGTCTTACTGGCGCTCGTTCTCGCTGTGTTCAGCTTTACCGATCAAAATAAGCTGCTCACCTTGATAACGGTATTTATTTTAGGGATTGCCGCATTTGGTACGGTTCCTGGCTTGCAGCTCCACATGCTGAACACAGCCAAGGAAGCTCCTACGCTCGCTTCGACACTGAACATCGCGGCCTTCAACCTGGGAAATGCGCTTGGTGCCTATATTGGGGGCGTTGTTATCGATCTTAACTTTGCAGGAGGTCTCCCTGCCGTTCCTTGGGTCGCTTCGCTCGTGACGGTCATCGGAATTTTGTTTACGATATGGGGAGCACAGCACCAGAAACGTCTCAGTTAA
- a CDS encoding LysR family transcriptional regulator — protein sequence MVDFEWYRSFISIYKHSSVSEAARTRMMTQPAMSQHLASLEAEVGEPLFTRAPRKMIPTERGKALYTQVVPLIEALEETTQTLNTNAATSLPVIRIGSAHEFFREKLAPYIGSYQMRVIAYLGVASKILEFLLEEKVDLIVMSQKLSAPGVEYIPYMQEEFALVAPPDYREPTFDDKESFEAWLCSQPWISYDLDLPIIRRFWREHFQKRPQTHPTHVVPDLHSVLKAIEHGAGISLLPTFMLDDHLSRNKVKIMYPSCTVYNDLYLAYQVKNRNLPHLKTLIETLKKAV from the coding sequence ATGGTGGACTTTGAATGGTACCGAAGCTTTATCAGCATCTATAAGCATAGCTCCGTATCGGAAGCTGCCAGAACGAGAATGATGACCCAACCAGCCATGAGCCAGCATCTGGCCTCCTTAGAGGCAGAGGTAGGTGAGCCATTATTTACACGAGCTCCCCGAAAAATGATTCCTACCGAGAGAGGCAAAGCGCTCTATACACAGGTGGTTCCGCTCATCGAAGCTTTGGAAGAAACCACGCAGACCCTCAATACGAACGCGGCTACATCTTTACCCGTGATTCGAATCGGGTCAGCGCATGAGTTTTTCCGTGAGAAATTAGCTCCGTATATCGGAAGCTATCAAATGCGCGTCATCGCCTATCTCGGTGTCGCTTCCAAGATACTCGAATTCCTGCTGGAGGAAAAAGTAGACCTCATCGTCATGTCGCAAAAGCTTTCCGCGCCAGGCGTCGAATATATTCCCTACATGCAAGAGGAATTTGCTTTGGTGGCACCTCCCGATTACAGGGAACCAACGTTTGACGACAAGGAGTCTTTTGAAGCGTGGCTATGCTCCCAGCCGTGGATCAGCTATGACTTGGATTTGCCGATCATCCGCCGTTTTTGGCGCGAACATTTCCAGAAGCGTCCACAAACGCATCCGACACACGTCGTACCGGATTTGCACAGTGTGCTGAAGGCTATTGAGCATGGCGCTGGCATCAGCCTGTTGCCAACGTTCATGCTGGATGATCATTTGTCCAGAAACAAAGTAAAGATCATGTACCCGTCCTGTACTGTTTATAACGATTTGTATCTGGCCTACCAGGTGAAAAACCGGAATCTGCCTCATCTGAAGACATTGATTGAAACGCTGAAAAAGGCGGTATGA
- a CDS encoding MarR family winged helix-turn-helix transcriptional regulator, which yields MRNNTIGSLIWLRLMRFTTQSNQLSNEFLKRFDLTTAQFDVLMQISVYQPLTQSELAEKVTVTQGGISRMLVRLEKEGYIVRKQDWKTKTISLTKKGEAVLEQAFPEQLAFQSSFFDEVLSEEEQKTLYILMTRVHKNSQKKELPPV from the coding sequence ATGCGTAATAACACCATAGGCTCATTAATCTGGTTACGCTTGATGCGGTTTACCACCCAAAGCAACCAGCTGTCAAATGAGTTTCTCAAACGCTTCGATTTAACAACAGCGCAATTCGATGTCCTGATGCAAATTAGCGTCTACCAGCCTCTTACCCAGTCGGAGTTAGCTGAGAAGGTAACCGTTACACAAGGTGGAATTTCTCGGATGCTCGTACGACTTGAAAAAGAGGGCTACATTGTACGCAAGCAAGATTGGAAAACGAAAACGATCAGCCTAACCAAAAAAGGGGAAGCCGTACTGGAACAAGCCTTTCCGGAACAACTAGCGTTTCAGTCGTCATTCTTCGATGAGGTACTGAGTGAAGAAGAACAAAAAACGCTTTACATCCTAATGACACGCGTTCATAAGAATAGCCAAAAAAAAGAATTACCGCCTGTGTAA
- a CDS encoding ring-cleaving dioxygenase: MYTIPGHHHVSMLTKHAPSNNHFYQNVLGLRRVKKTVNQDDPSMYHLFYGDLTGSAGTELSFFEMPMVGKTVRGTNAITRIGLLVPSRESLTFWKKRFEQLNVHHGDITQYAGRDALHFEDPEGLRMILINNNGEGVPPKWAPWDESVVEEKHRILGIGTVEITVRSLDKLASLLTDTFGYSEVSRSEQEAIYQSVPGKSFGEIVIKQEEGTPEKPGRGSVHHLAIRVSNDEELQYWDDAVRKRGFRSTGIVDRFYFKSLYFRESNGILFEIATDGPGFTADSSVEELGKALDLPPFLEERRAEIEAKLTPID, from the coding sequence ATGTACACCATTCCAGGCCATCACCATGTATCTATGTTAACCAAACATGCTCCATCAAATAATCACTTTTACCAAAACGTATTGGGACTGCGCAGAGTGAAGAAAACCGTCAACCAGGACGATCCGTCGATGTATCACCTGTTTTACGGAGATTTGACAGGCAGTGCCGGAACAGAGTTGTCATTTTTTGAAATGCCGATGGTAGGAAAAACCGTACGCGGCACAAACGCCATCACTCGAATCGGACTGCTCGTTCCGTCACGGGAGAGCTTGACCTTTTGGAAAAAGCGCTTTGAGCAACTGAATGTTCACCATGGCGACATTACCCAGTACGCTGGCCGCGATGCCTTGCATTTCGAAGACCCGGAAGGCCTGCGAATGATCCTAATCAATAACAACGGCGAAGGAGTTCCGCCGAAATGGGCGCCGTGGGACGAATCCGTGGTCGAAGAAAAGCATCGCATTTTGGGAATCGGTACGGTTGAGATTACCGTCCGCTCCTTGGACAAATTAGCCAGCCTGTTGACAGACACGTTCGGCTATAGCGAAGTATCGCGCTCAGAACAAGAAGCCATTTATCAATCCGTCCCAGGAAAATCCTTCGGAGAAATTGTCATTAAGCAGGAAGAGGGAACCCCTGAAAAACCGGGTCGTGGAAGTGTTCATCACTTGGCGATTCGTGTGAGCAACGATGAGGAACTGCAATACTGGGATGACGCCGTTCGAAAACGCGGTTTCCGTTCAACAGGGATTGTGGATCGATTCTACTTCAAAAGCTTGTATTTCCGTGAGTCAAACGGCATTTTGTTCGAAATTGCAACAGACGGTCCTGGCTTCACAGCAGATTCATCCGTCGAGGAGCTCGGAAAAGCTTTGGACTTACCTCCATTCCTCGAAGAACGCCGCGCAGAAATTGAAGCGAAATTGACACCTATAGACTAA
- a CDS encoding LLM class flavin-dependent oxidoreductase → MEQYRIDTKKGLEFGLYSIGDHVPNPHTGSKISPEQRIKELIEASKLADEAGLDVFAVGESHQTYFTTQAHTVILGAIAQATKNIKIASSATVLSTSDPVRVYEDFATLDLISNGRAEIVAGRGSRVGAYSLLGYDVRDYEELFEEKMDLLLKLNNEDRVTWEGQFRAPLQNATILPQPLQGRLPIWRAVGGPPASAIKAGQAGVPMMLTTLGGPAINFKGSVDAYREAAKQNGFDPATLPVATTSLFYTADKTSDALREFYPHLNGGFIALRGGGYPKQQFAQAVDYRDALMIGSPDVIIEKMLYQYEMYGQQRFMAQIDFGGVPFDKIAKNIELIATKILPEVKKHTTKS, encoded by the coding sequence ATGGAACAATATCGTATCGACACCAAAAAGGGACTTGAATTCGGCTTATATTCGATTGGCGACCATGTCCCGAATCCACACACCGGCTCCAAGATTTCTCCTGAACAGCGCATTAAGGAATTAATCGAAGCAAGCAAGCTGGCAGATGAAGCAGGACTTGATGTATTCGCTGTCGGCGAAAGCCACCAGACGTATTTTACGACGCAGGCGCATACCGTCATTCTGGGTGCAATCGCGCAAGCTACGAAAAACATTAAAATCGCTAGCTCCGCCACTGTATTGAGCACATCTGATCCGGTCCGCGTGTATGAGGATTTCGCTACCTTGGATCTGATCTCCAATGGTCGGGCAGAAATTGTTGCCGGACGCGGTTCCCGAGTAGGAGCGTATAGCCTCCTCGGCTACGATGTGCGCGACTATGAGGAATTGTTTGAAGAGAAAATGGACCTTCTTCTCAAGCTAAACAACGAGGATCGTGTTACGTGGGAAGGGCAGTTCCGTGCACCACTACAAAATGCAACAATCCTGCCGCAGCCATTACAAGGACGTCTTCCCATCTGGCGTGCCGTAGGGGGACCACCTGCAAGCGCGATTAAAGCCGGTCAAGCTGGCGTGCCTATGATGCTAACCACACTCGGAGGTCCAGCCATCAACTTCAAAGGCTCTGTCGATGCTTACCGGGAGGCTGCGAAGCAAAATGGTTTTGACCCAGCGACCTTGCCAGTAGCGACAACGAGTTTGTTTTATACAGCCGACAAAACTTCAGATGCGCTTCGCGAGTTCTATCCGCATCTAAATGGTGGGTTTATCGCCTTGCGTGGCGGTGGCTATCCGAAGCAACAGTTTGCGCAAGCGGTCGATTATCGAGATGCGTTAATGATTGGCAGCCCTGACGTCATCATCGAAAAAATGCTCTACCAATACGAAATGTACGGACAACAACGCTTCATGGCGCAAATCGATTTTGGCGGGGTGCCATTTGATAAAATTGCGAAAAACATTGAACTGATCGCAACGAAAATCTTGCCAGAAGTGAAAAAGCATACAACCAAATCGTAA